The Thunnus thynnus chromosome 1, fThuThy2.1, whole genome shotgun sequence nucleotide sequence gtcaaaaatgtgatttcacaAGTTCAATTTCAAGGTAGCAACCCGGTAGTTTAGTTTTAGAACCAAGAATATTTCCTTACAATACAAATATTGACGACCAGAATTGTGCTTTACACAAAATAGTATGAAATAAGACTTGAGGAGAATCTGtatgttgaaaatgttgtttcattGTTTATAACAGGTTtaaactcagctgttttttgaTTCTGATTCACAGGGTCACACCCAGGTAAACTTTGTGTCTACTCTGCTGCAAGTCACCATGTCTGATCAGCTGGATTTGCCTGTCAGACAAGCAGGTGAGTCTAGACTGACTTGTAAAAACAATTCTGCATTTGATAAGATTATAAAACCTGATGAAATGTAAATTCACATCTACAAGTGCATATTAAATTGTCTATATATTCTCCAGACAAAGCACTTTTTAATATAATCTCaattgtgtgagagagaaaccTACAAGCTGAGGTTGAAATTCAACACAAACTGTTAGCTGTGCTCTAGTAAACATTGATTTATAGTAAAATTGATGTGATAAAGCATTTTGCTCAATATGAATGAGAACTTTACATGCTAGGATGGTTTCTCTGAGATCAAGACTGACATTGAATCCTAAACAACttccacagttgtagttttttgacagtatttatgtattttgatttttcaactgttttcagtgtttctgttttgagTCCTAATCactagttttattttaaattggaGTTATGACACAAagtctattcttttttttcccccttgtgTCCACTTGATCCACATATGGTTACTGAAACACCCTGGTAGTGTGTGACTTGCCACTTTATCCTGCATCTGACTCCAATTTTGTCAGATTGTATTAGATGAGAAATGGACTAGATATCCTCCACCCAGAGAAAGTTTAACAGGTCACTTATAtaatggtttttaaaaaaattaacttaGAGATGATACATGATTCACACTTGTTTTTGTAAGGCTAAAGTGCCACGCTGAAGTGCAGTGGACACGTGGAGTTGGTTAAATATAGCTTGTTTTGCTTTAGTCAAATGCTGCTCTATGAGGAAGGTGTTCatagagtgaaaaaaaaaacagtgttcaaAGTTTAAAATCTTGACCAATTTGTTGCAGAAAGAGCACCAGATACAGTAgtatctgtatttttgtgtCCACTTCAAGTACTCATAGCCATACTAGCAAATTGAGACCTTATATCTCACAGTGCTGTGCTGTAGTGCAATAAATCACTTTTCCAGCTGCAGGAAAAATgtgaccagtgtgtaggattcaGTGGcgtctagcagtgaggttgcagattgcaaccaactgaataatAGTAATTGTTTTATAACAGACTAGTTCTAGGCAGCATGTATTGAATGCAGGtccaagttttttttatttttttttttttatttctattcatGGTTCAATACCACTTGGGTTTAGTGAGAATTTATGTGAGCAGGTTGAACTGACCCTTTTAAAGTAtttggtttttatgtttgtttggaaaaatgtgtgccaacactgacacacactaaGGTCATATTAAATGATTAAACCACAACAGCCTCAGTCCCCACTGTTTTAACATCTTTCTACTTTTATACCAGAGCTGTTACAGTCACACAATGACATTGTGAGGCTGTGGCTTTAGTTAGAAGATGGCTAATAGGACTAGCTGAGTTTAACATTTACAACATCGATTGTCATACTTTAAAATGGGTATTTTACTATATTTGTATACCTTTTTCATGTTCTTGTAATatgtcatttaaattcatttatcAAACTTGCAATAATTTTATTCAGCTAGACATTTGCAAGAAGTGACTTTTCTCTTGTCCTTTAATCTAATTTATGAGAGAGTTTTAGTAGTGGCGATGCAGGGTTGGGCGATAGTGTAGTTTCGTGGTCATAGGCGGAGGGAACCGGGGGGAGGTTAATGCTCTGTCAGCATTGATAGGCTGGATTATGATTGCCTCGCCAGCGGTGTAGACATTTGTGTCAGCAGTCTGATGTCAGCCTCCCAGCCCTCACTCCTCCACTCCCTCGGATACCTCAGACAGGGGGCCCCACACTGTGGACGTCAACCCAGCTAACACCCTCGTGCCACATTCAAAACTATTGAACTACAGATCGAGGGATTTATTTCTGTGTCTTAGGTTTTAGGGGGTTCAGAACACATACTGCTGCGTTGTACACGGTCATAATGATGTGGGTGCACATTTGGGAGAGTTAGTTCAGGTGGTACACAAGCTGAATTTTAAAACCATTCAGATAGTTTGTTACATATGATATAGCAGCTTGAAGGAAAACTAGAATCAGCTGAATGTTTATAATGTGCAGCAAAGTATCAGGTTTTTTGAGGAagtattttcattcataaaacttAATATAAGTATAATTTatactgtaataaaataatattcacaaatgtgtgtcatgtttcAGAATAGGCAAAAGTCAAACATCTCAACATGAAATGTACAAGTTTTGGTATGTTTCAAACAAAACACCTGAAACTCAGATTTGTATTTCCACTTACAGCTTGCTGGTTTCATTAAAAAGCTATTTGACTAAACATATCGGTACTCATACTATGTCTGTCTGTATTCTGAAATGTCACTCTGTGggctgacctttttttttttttttttttccccccctctgtCTAGGTGTGATTTACCTTAAGAACATGATAACCCAGCACTGGAGTGATGGAGACGGTTCAGGCACAGAGACGCCTGTCAATAACATCCCTGAGGAAGACAGGCAGTGTATTCGAGACAACATAGTGGAGGCCATCATCCACTCTCCTGAGCGCATCAGGTAACTACACTCCCTGCTGGCTGAGGAGAGCCACAGGGAAATCAAGTTGTCATCCTTATTCTCTGTCactcttttacttttttttttggtcacttgaGCTAACCCAATCTAAAACTGTCCTTTGGAATTTGTCAGGGTCCAGTTGACAACATGCATCCACCACATGATCAAGCATGACTACCCAGGCAAGTGGACGACCATCGTGGACAAGATTGGCTTCTACCTGCAGTCAGACAACAGTGCAGGATGGCTGGGCATCTTGCTCTGCCTTTACCAGCTGGTCAAAAACTACGAGTAAGTCAAAATTTtcaatatgtatgtatattttttactaTACCATATGACGGAGGTTAGCAATGTGCTTGTGTGGTGCTAATGTAATATGTTTTGTGAAACAGATACAAGAAACCAGAAGAGCGTCAGCCCCTGGTGGCGGCCATGCACATCTTCATGCCCATGCTGAAAGAACGCTTCATCCAGCTGCTCCCTGACCACTCCAGTGATTCTGTCCTGATACAGAAACAGATCTTCAAAATCCTCTATGCCCTTTTCCAGGTATTATCACTACACCTAACATCTTCAGCCTTATGTTCTTCTaaagttcttcttttttttatgtacagTCCACCATATTTTCAATTCCACAACACTGTTCTCTTAGAGGTGTGCTCAACTCGTATTAAATCACATTAGTTTAAGCTTCAGCAAATGAATACTTAATGCTCCATCGTATAATGTCCTTTTTTGACATGAACACATCCAAATGTCTAGTTGAATtacagtgagatttttttttatttaaactgacTTTCTCTCTCGTCTCTACAGTATAACCTCCCCCTGGAGCTCATCAACAGACAGAACCTGACAGAATGGATGGAGATCCTCAAGACAGTAGTGGATAGGGATGTTCCTCCGGTGAGGACACAGTAGAATACATATTGCAAATCACTGCtcacacattgttttgtttcctcatATGTGCACATTTGAGCTCTTCACAAACTCACTGTGTCCGTGTTGTCTGTACAGGAGACGATGCAGATAGATGAAGATGAGCGGCCTGAGCTGCCGTGGTGGAAGTGTAAGAAGTGGGCCCTTCACATTTTGGCCAGGCTGTTTGAGAGGTAAAGATATAATAACTGTTTACCTAACAGTTATCTAACTGTTGTCCAAACATGTTAACAATATTAATCACTGTATTAAATCCTCTTTGCAGATATGGAAGTCCTGGCAACACAACCAAAGAGTATGCAGAGTTTGCTGACCTTTTCCTCAAGGAATATGCAGTTCCTGCACAGCAGGTAAGAACTTTAGGAGGCGTAAtgtaagcagcagcagcagcagctctccaGTCAGACTGGGCTCTGTGTCTTTAGATTGCAATTTCAAGGATCTTTCTTGTTCATGTGTCTACTAGGTGCTGCTGAAAGTCTTATATCAGTACAAGGAAAAGCAATACGTGGCTCCCAGAGTACTCCAACAGACGCTCAACTACATCAACCAAGGCATAGCACATGCTCTGACGTGGAAAAACCTCAAACCACACATCCAGGTATGAATACAGTGTTTTTGAATATTcagtacacacaatacttgGCATGTTTTGGATGTTAACTGTGCAGTAACAACATTGTGGTACCACACTGGTagaaatatgaagctaaagcaTTTCTAACTGGTATTGGTTCAACCAATAGATGAAATAAGCAATAATTTGTGAAAATCAGTTATACTATAACTACACAGAGAATGCTGTTTGACCATTAAATAAGTAGTCTGTGTAGTTTCAAAACCTTCTTGGGTTTAACAGTCAGAAGCAGAAGTTTAGTACATCCTGAACTTTcactttacaagtaaaagtcaagTGCTAAACAACCACCATGTTCTTGCCATGTCCTGATTCTGacttattgtttttgttttctcagggAATCATTCAGGATGTGGTTTTCCCCCTCATGTGTTACACAGACAGTGATGAGGAACTGTGGCAGGAGGACCCATATGAGTACATTCGCATGAAGTTTGGTAGGCACTGAAAGTTTGTGACTTAAATCCAAAAGGAATCCTGCGCATCAGCGATGACTAACCATTCATCCAATCTCTGTTCCTCAGATGTATTTGAGGACTTTATCTCTCCCACAACAGCAGCCCAGACACTCCTCTTCACTGCCTGCAACAAGAGGAAAGAGGTCagttaaaatgcttttattgttCACTTCTTTCCAAGTTTGACTTGACATCGATGTTTGTTAGTTCTGCCCACAagctttacatttaaaaaagcctCAAGTTTTAGACAGTGCAATGcaatgtcttttttgtttattgttttttgctctgtttaGGTGCTGCAAAAGAGTATGGGCTTCTGCTACCAGATTCTCACTGATCCAGCCTCTGACCCCAGGAAAAAGGATGGTGCCCTCCACATGATAGGGTCTTTGGCTGAGATCCTTCTGAAGGTAAACGGCTCTCAACCAGTTCGTTTGCACAGAATCTTCTGCACAGTTCCACTTTTCTACACTCATTTAGAAGACGTGATTTAATACTCGCTGAGCAAAACATGTGTTGAACATTGACACTAACCAATTTCCCTAAATTCTGTCTGAACTTCCTCTTCAAAATACATAATAGATTTCACTTATCTTTAAGTGGATATGTATTGGAAATTGTGCTGCCTTGTGTAACTTTACAACTTCATTCCTCTCTCTACCCAGAAAAAAATTTATAAGGACCAGATGGAGTTCATGCTGCAGAATCACGTCTTCCCCCTGTTCCGCAATGAACTGGGCTACATGAGAGCCAGGGTAAGTAATAATGTGAACACGCACACATTAGACTCGTGTGTTTAACAGAACTGAATGATGTGATTAACATTAGCTTCTTATACTGTCACAGTAATGGTACTTCACTTTTCGTTAGGTACTTTAATTTGTTCTGACAGTTTCTCAACCTCTCTGTTTCCACACAGGCCTGCTGGGTGCTGCATTACTTCTGCGAGGTGAAGTTCAAAAGTGACCAGAACCTGCAGACAGCTCTGGAGCTGACCCGCCTTTGTCTAATCAATGACAATGAGATGCCCGTTAAGGTGGAGGCTGCTATTGCCCTGCAGGTTCTCATCAGCAACCAGGAGAAAGGTGAGCAAGTAATGCAGCTCATAGTTTGCTAACTGAACTTCATACaatgatttttctgttttaaaatatgtaattcAGTTGTTAAGTGTCTAACTGAAATTCTGTATTATATTCTTTAGCCAAAGAATACATCACCCCCCACATCCGGCCAGTGATGCAGGCACTCCTGCACATTGTCAGAGAGACGGAGAATGATGATCTCACCAATGTCATACAGAAGATGATCTGTGAATACAGTGAGGAGGTCACTCCAATTGCAGTGGAGATGACGCAGCACTTGGTAAGTGCAGTCAGTACAgagtataatgtgtttatgtcGTCATTTCATGTGATTCCATCCGCTTCACAATAGGGATACACAGATCCGACTTTTTCAGTTCCAATATGATAAGGCTATGGGAATCTATCGAGTACCCATCcgataccagtgtttaattaataagaCTGAgatcattcttttatgtgtaaggcAACATCAGGCTTGACTTGAACAttgctttcctaactttgtaaaacaaaatctaacaaataatgcagatttaaatttactgaattgttatctattaaaataatggtatctGATACCAgatccagctatttgagtcTGTATCGTACTGATATCCGATATCAGTATCAGTGCATCTGTACTTCACAACCACTGAGTGATCAAATGAACCCTCTATGGCTGCTATGAACAGGGAGAGCTGTGATATCAAGagggaaacaaataaatatttaaaggttattgtttttgaaaatgatttgtACCATTTACACGACAGCCAGACTTCAGTCAGATTATGGACAGTATAGAGAACAGGCACTCGCTGAATAGTCCAAAAAGAAACCAAGGTCTGATTTTTACTCACAAATGTAGTGTGCCTTACCAAAAATGGCAACTTCATGTCCAAATTAAGGTACCAGGTTTTAGAATTGTTTTGCTAAATTGCATGAAGCCATCTGATTCTTTTGTCTTTGGCCTACAGAACTCTGTAAAATCCTGTATATTAATTTTTCTTCTGCAGGATGCCACTGAGGGGGACGCAATCATAACAATCTCTGTGTTTGCTCTTTGACAGGCTATGACGTTCAACCAGGTGATTCAGACGGGGCCTgatgaggagggaggagatgaCAAGGCTGTGACGGCTATGGGCATCCTCAACACCATTGACACATTGCTAAGTGTGGTGGAGGACCACAAAGAGGTTAGCAGCATAGCCACTAAGTgtgctacacacacatacacaccggCTGATCACTCATCTCAGTGCCACTTCCTCTGCAGAAGCAGCTCTGGTCTGCTTTAACGTTCCTGCCAACACATTTCAGCCACCCACTAACTCCTGGGAACACGCTCTGTTCTCACCATGTTCAAAATGATTCAGAGGCTGAGGCAGACGCTAGAAATAGTGCCGGGGCGCGCTGCCACCGTGTCTGCCGAAACATAGGACTGCTGGTGCTCAAAGCCAAGAAGCCATCAGATGTGACCAAGCATTGCTTTAGAGGGAGGACTTTTGGTTGCGTAACAGTTCAGCAATTTTCAGCTATGGTGGAAGTACGTCACTTTGCTGCAAAGAATtgctattatttttatttggcCAGTCGGGAAAGAATACAAGGAAATTTTACTGTTTCAGATACATTATAGGACACATGATAATACAAAACAAAGTCTGCCTCAGAATAATTTACTTATTCACTGAATTTATAGTTTGACCCCATACTTACACTGTTTGTTTTCAATGCAGCAAGGATGGATAAGTAActcagaatttttaaaaattggatCCCAAAGTTATGCCTTTTATGCATCTTCCTTTTTTATGAAACATTCAGTTTTATGAAGGtataatatttgaaaaatttgttgtaaatatgttttgaaacatTTGAGTTTTGCCAGATCTGTCTGAAAAATTGTCCTACTTACCATAAATATTGAATTAAGAACCTTCTATATGATGATATACCCATACTGTCTGTTAAGATGAAAGTGTACTCAGCCTTGATTATGACAGCCTTATCTTCTCACTCACTTGATTATATTGATTGTACCATAATTGCCTCTATGATCATCGTGCTGTTTCAGATCACCCAGCAGCTGGAGGGCATCTGCCTGCAGGTGATTGGCACTGTGCTGCAACAACATGTACTGGGTAAGCTGGACCAGTTATTCCTGTGCAGCCACATTCCACCTACATGTTGATGAGAAAGAGATTAAGTATTGATGATAAACAGTCCATTTACCTCCAGTGACTCAcccatttctatttttttttcttcctctctcagaGTTTTATGAGGAGATCCTGTCTTTGGCTCACAGCCTCACTTGCCAGCAGGTGTCGCCACAGATGTGGCAGCTTCTTCCACTGGTGTATGAAGTCTTCCAGCAGGATGGATTTGACTACTTCACAGGTACTTGTTTGACTAAGAGGAAGTACTTGCATTCATATTAGGATGCTAAAAAGATTTCTTACAGTGATTAACTAAATTAATGCATGGATTAGAATCAGTGCTGATAATGACATATGATCTAAATCAGCACCATAAGACATACACATTTAAACTAAAAGAAGAAACTAGGACACTGGAACCAAGGTTTTGCTTGAAAGGTCAGCTGTGtgaataataaatgtttctgtttcagatATGATGCCTCTCCTTCACAACTATGTAACAGTTGACACAGACACCCTCCTATCTGACACCAAATACCTGGAAATTATCTATAGCATGTGCAAAAAGGTAAAATGATGCAGTCGATAATACATGATGTAAAACTGTCTGTATATGAGCTCAATTATATGGTGATCAGTGTTTTATGAGAAGCTTTACCTTGGTGTGTCACTTCACACAGGTCCTGACAGGTGATCCAGGGGAGGACCCAGAGTGCCACGCAGCCAAGCTGCTGGAGGTGATCATTCTGCAGTGCAAAGGCCGTGGCATTGACCAGGTCAGTATCTAACAAAGAGAATCACATTTACATCTCAAACCAGTGAGCTCAAGACGTATAACTATAGACACACAGCTACAAGAAGCTTATCTACACACCTGTATTGGctcctgaaataaaaaaaaaaccttgaataTTGGTATTGTTGTTGCAGGTTGTGCCCTTGTTTGTGGCTGCTGCACTGGAGCGTTTGACACGGGAGGTAAAGACCAGCGAGCTGAGGACCATGTGCCTGCAGGTGGCCATCGCTGCACTTTACTACAGCCCCCCTCTTCTCCTCAACACTCTGGAGAATCTGCGCTTTCCCAACAACACCGAGCCAATCACAAACCACTTCATTACCCAGTGGCTCAAAGATGTCGATTGCTTCCTCGGGTAAGACCCCTTTTAACGTTGCAAATTAACACCACAATATACTTTGATTCTTTTTAATGtcacaaatgtgtttaatttgaaAACCTCCAGTCATATTAAATATCACACttggcctataaaatgtcacaaataatgaaacatgCTGATCACAAGTTACTAGAGCCCAAAGTGACACCTCCAAATTGCTTCTTAGTCTGACCAGCAGCCAAACAAACCCAAAAGAGTTTAATCAactatttgtttattcatcttCCTCTAACTATCGTCAGTTATTTAGCATTGGTATCATCAGAAATCTAacaatctttgttttgtttttattcatttaattacaGCCTCCACGACAGGAAGATGTGCATCCTCGGACTTTGTGCTCTCATTGACCTCGACCACAGGCCCCAGGCCATCAACCAGGTGGCTGGCCAGCTTCTCCCAGCAGCCATCCTGCTGTTTA carries:
- the ipo7 gene encoding importin-7 isoform X2; its protein translation is MDPDALIDALRGTMDPNLREAAERQLNEGHTQVNFVSTLLQVTMSDQLDLPVRQAGVIYLKNMITQHWSDGDGSGTETPVNNIPEEDRQCIRDNIVEAIIHSPERIRVQLTTCIHHMIKHDYPGKWTTIVDKIGFYLQSDNSAGWLGILLCLYQLVKNYEYKKPEERQPLVAAMHIFMPMLKERFIQLLPDHSSDSVLIQKQIFKILYALFQYNLPLELINRQNLTEWMEILKTVVDRDVPPETMQIDEDERPELPWWKCKKWALHILARLFERYGSPGNTTKEYAEFADLFLKEYAVPAQQVLLKVLYQYKEKQYVAPRVLQQTLNYINQGIAHALTWKNLKPHIQGIIQDVVFPLMCYTDSDEELWQEDPYEYIRMKFDVFEDFISPTTAAQTLLFTACNKRKEVLQKSMGFCYQILTDPASDPRKKDGALHMIGSLAEILLKKKIYKDQMEFMLQNHVFPLFRNELGYMRARACWVLHYFCEVKFKSDQNLQTALELTRLCLINDNEMPVKVEAAIALQVLISNQEKAKEYITPHIRPVMQALLHIVRETENDDLTNVIQKMICEYSEEVTPIAVEMTQHLAMTFNQVIQTGPDEEGGDDKAVTAMGILNTIDTLLSVVEDHKEITQQLEGICLQVIGTVLQQHVLEFYEEILSLAHSLTCQQVSPQMWQLLPLVYEVFQQDGFDYFTDMMPLLHNYVTVDTDTLLSDTKYLEIIYSMCKKVLTGDPGEDPECHAAKLLEVIILQCKGRGIDQVVPLFVAAALERLTREVKTSELRTMCLQVAIAALYYSPPLLLNTLENLRFPNNTEPITNHFITQWLKDVDCFLGLHDRKMCILGLCALIDLDHRPQAINQVAGQLLPAAILLFNGLKRAYACRAEHENDDEDDDEDGEEEEDNAELGSDEDDIDEEGQEYLEMLAKQAGEDGDDEDWEEDDAEETALEGYTTAVDDEDNLVDEYQIFKAILQNIQTRDPAWYGALTQALDEEQGKQLQDIGTLADQRRAAHVLNVITDVFHS
- the ipo7 gene encoding importin-7 isoform X1, whose translation is MDPDALIDALRGTMDPNLREAAERQLNEGHTQVNFVSTLLQVTMSDQLDLPVRQAGVIYLKNMITQHWSDGDGSGTETPVNNIPEEDRQCIRDNIVEAIIHSPERIRVQLTTCIHHMIKHDYPGKWTTIVDKIGFYLQSDNSAGWLGILLCLYQLVKNYEYKKPEERQPLVAAMHIFMPMLKERFIQLLPDHSSDSVLIQKQIFKILYALFQYNLPLELINRQNLTEWMEILKTVVDRDVPPETMQIDEDERPELPWWKCKKWALHILARLFERYGSPGNTTKEYAEFADLFLKEYAVPAQQVLLKVLYQYKEKQYVAPRVLQQTLNYINQGIAHALTWKNLKPHIQGIIQDVVFPLMCYTDSDEELWQEDPYEYIRMKFDVFEDFISPTTAAQTLLFTACNKRKEVLQKSMGFCYQILTDPASDPRKKDGALHMIGSLAEILLKKKIYKDQMEFMLQNHVFPLFRNELGYMRARACWVLHYFCEVKFKSDQNLQTALELTRLCLINDNEMPVKVEAAIALQVLISNQEKAKEYITPHIRPVMQALLHIVRETENDDLTNVIQKMICEYSEEVTPIAVEMTQHLAMTFNQVIQTGPDEEGGDDKAVTAMGILNTIDTLLSVVEDHKEITQQLEGICLQVIGTVLQQHVLEFYEEILSLAHSLTCQQVSPQMWQLLPLVYEVFQQDGFDYFTDMMPLLHNYVTVDTDTLLSDTKYLEIIYSMCKKVLTGDPGEDPECHAAKLLEVIILQCKGRGIDQVVPLFVAAALERLTREVKTSELRTMCLQVAIAALYYSPPLLLNTLENLRFPNNTEPITNHFITQWLKDVDCFLGLHDRKMCILGLCALIDLDHRPQAINQVAGQLLPAAILLFNGLKRAYACRAEHENDDEDDDEDGEEEEDNAELGSDEDDIDEEGQEYLEMLAKQAGEDGDDEDWEEDDAEETALEGYTTAVDDEDNLVDEYQIFKAILQNIQTRDPAWYGALTQALDEEQGKQLQDIGTLADQRRAAHESKMIEKHGGYKFTAPVVPSTFNFGGTAPGMN